In Lolium rigidum isolate FL_2022 chromosome 3, APGP_CSIRO_Lrig_0.1, whole genome shotgun sequence, the genomic window TTGGCAGTTGATAGATAAGAATGACCCAGAAATAAAATTTCTAAGTTGATTTGGAGAGGTAATTGATGTCTTGAGCTCTCTACGTTAGAGAAAATCCAGTTGTCCTCCCTAAACCCTCCTTCCGCTCGCCACCCTAAAATTCATGTTGTTCAGCTCACGGAGGTGATTCTTTGTTGGGAATTTTGAGAATTTCCGGCAAACCCATCCTTCCTTTTTCCCTTTCCTTTCTCTTCGTATGAGAATAAAAGAACATGAAACGAGTGGGTGACCGGTGGCGAGCATCGACCGGTGGGAGCGGAAGCTTTGGAGGCTATGTCGGGCTTTGGAAAGAGGAAAATATCATGAAAAATGGGAAATATCATGGAGAAAGATGAAACGTCCACATTATCCCCTTGCATCTAGGAGAAACAGGGTGGACGTTCGGGTCAGTAGGGAAAGGGCTGGAGTAGGTtattttcaaattctataaaccTTGTTTACTTCTGACGTACTTTCACCCCAAAGGGTTTGGGGGATTTGGGGGGAGGGGGTATGATGAATCTCTCCCTTTGACTCAATCTCATCCAATTTTCTCATACACACTTTCTAAAAGTACACTAATAAGgtgaatagtttttaagctaaatAAAATTAAGAAAATTTGTGAGGATATCTCACAATTATCCCACCAGATAAATAAATTATTGGTGATTTTTCAGGGGAGTTTTGCAAGATGATTGGAGTTTCTCTTAGCACAATAATTAGATACGTGATCAAAATGAATAAGAAACATGAATTGTCAGGCGCCAAGGACCTTTGAAGGCGGGAGCTTGTAAAAAAGGTTTGGCTAGTTCTCAGTCGATTGAAAATTAACTTAGTTCTTAGTCAGATAATGTCGTTAGATCTAAATCGTAACCCATATTGCAACTCATAACTAGCACGAATCATGAATCAAATCTAATGGTTTAGAGCATTTTTTTAGCTACATCttaacttgcaactgaaaaaatctcagttgcaactccatTTGCAACAGAAAGAACTTATTTACAATCCAACGTACAACTCATATGCATGAACCACGATGCAATCTGACGGTGTTGAACTTAACTGAGCAGTAGCTTAGCTGAGAAGTAGCAAAATTATTGTAAAATACCATTTCCAAGCAGCAATTTGGGGATATACACCTAACAGACGGCAGGTAGGCGAGCAAAACTACCGCCGGCCTGATCAAAGACACCAAGGTAAACTACCAAAATTAGATAAGTATAAGATTGTGTCATGAATGAAGAAAAAGTTTAAAGATCTCGAAAAATTAGTCGTTTCTTTTAAACTTTATTTTGTGATCATCGTAGCCaactcatgtatctctaccatataATATTTGtgcctatgaatatatgtggtattgattgtcgaaCAAAGAATTAACTTAGTTCTTAGTCATATGATGGCATCAACTTATTTTGTAATCATGAAGCGGAGATCTAACTGTCTAGACCAATTTTCTTAATTGCATCCCACTTATAACTGACAAAAATCTAAGTGCAAACCATTTGCAATTTAAATTACAATTCATATGCACGGATGACGATCAAAGACGACAAGGTAAACTAGCAAAACCGTTGTAAAATAGCATTTCCAAGCAGCAATTTGGTGATACACCTAACAGAGGGCAGGTAGGCGAGCAAAACTCCCGCCGGCCTGATCAAAGACGCCAAGGTAAACTACCAAAATCAACCAAGGACATGAACACACATAAGCTCTTCCAAATTTCAGGTAGCAGCAGTAGCTAGCTATTTGTTGTTGAAGCTCTTCCACCGGAATAGGCTGCCAACCCTGCGCATGACCACGCGCCGCCGGCCAGGCAAACTCGGCATCCTGGTAAACACGCCCAGCTGCTCGCCCTTCTGCTCGTCAACCGTCCCGAAAATGTCGTACACCGACCCCTCGAAGTTCTCCGACATCTGCCGCGGCAGCACCATCCCATCCGGCGGCTTCACCTTGGCGTCCGTGGACAGCCGGTTCTCACACCCAGCAGGCAGAGGCAGCTGATGATCCATCCCCAGCTGCGGCGACGACGGCTCCTCCTCCAGGTCCAACGACCTCCCTGTGGAAGCAGCCACGGACGCGGTGGGGCTGGACGACGTGGCCACCAGCAGGCTCTGCAGCTCCTTGACGCTGTCGCGCGCCGCGGCCTCGCTGACGCGGAGGCAGTCCAGCTCCTGCTTGGTGCACTTGACGGCGTTGTCCTTGTTGCCGACCGTCTCCTTGAGCTTCGCGTTCTCAGTTTTCgcctcctccagctcctccttGACCAACTTGCTGTCCTTGACGGCCTGCTTCAGGATGTCCcggagcttggccacctcgttccGCCCGGACCGCTGCGACTCGAGGAGGCGCGAGTTCTCGCGACGGGACTCGGCGAGCTCCGCCTCCGTGGACTTCATGCACGCCGTGAACCCGGCCTCCTTGGCCCTCCAGTTCGCAGCCGACTCCTCGGCGTCGGCGCGGAGTCGGGCCACCTCGTCGGAAAGCGCCCGGACCTTGTCGTCCTTGCGCTTCACGGACACGTGCAGCCGGTCGGACTCGAGCCGGGCCGTCTCCGCCTCTCGCTGCGCGCGCGCCAGCTGCTGCCGCGTCGCGTACAGCTCCGCTTTCACCTCCTTCAGCGCCAGCACCAGCTCCTCCATCGCCCGCTTGCTCTTTTCCTCCGTCGCCAGCGCCACCCGCAGCTCGCTGCTCACCCGCTGCAGGTCGCGGTCGTACCGTCCCCTCggtttcgcggcggcggcggcgcaggcgctAGCCTCGATACTCTGCACCGTGTCCCTGAGCGACGCGATCTCCAACCTGGCCTCTTCCAGCTCCATCATGGTGATCTCCAGCTGCTTCGTCTGCAGCGAGAGCGACTCCAGCATCCGGGACTCAGACTCCCTCGACGCGTCCCGTTCCGCCTCTAGCGTCTCGATCGTGGTGCGGTCATTCGCCGATGCCAGCGCCTTCCACTCCGTCACCTCAAGCACGCGGTGGGCGCGGTCGCGCTCCTCCCGCACCTTGCGCAGCTCGCCGCGGAGCTCGGCGACCTGCCGATCCATGTCCGGCTGGACCTCCTGCATCCTTCGTGCCTGGATCAAACTGTTCTTGAAATGTTGCACGACGACCGGAGCAAGAACCTTCAGGCCATAATGGTGCTGCTGCGGTTGGAAATGTGCTAAACTTTGAGGCATGTGGAGGAAGCAGAGGATAAAAGAGACAATATGCGTGCATTCGCAGGGTTTGGTAAATATGTGGCTGGGAGCTCGGAGCCTAAAATTGGATCTCATGACAAGTTAAGACGGGTGCTTATTTTTGTTTAGGAACACGTGAGAAGCTTAGATTTTCATCGAGAAGAGAAGATCACGGATGCATGGCTAGTTTGTTGAGAAAAATCTAGGCGGAAATCACGGACTTCCACACGAGGATTACTGTATTTCGAGTGTCACTCACAAGTGAGATTCTCACACACCTACCTGAACTGAAGCACTGAAGAAAACAGTCAATGAATTGCACAAAAGATGACACTGACGACCAATGAAGTTTGACAGAGAGGCACGGAGTTATTTCGAATACTTTTTGATAAAAGAGGGCGAAAGATTTACCTCAATTTATTAATCAAAAAAAAGTTTAGCCAGAAATTAAATGTGGTTATTACAAAGCCTGCTCTTCCGGCATCAATTCGTCCAATCGCTTAGCACCCGCGATAATCCACATACGAGTTTCTTCCCTAATCTTATCTAGAAATACGAAAGATGGCGCAATTTTATTATGAAAGACCTgctcattccaaatctcccaCGATGTGAGCAAAGTGAAGATTTCGGGATAGCACCAACCTTCATCTATTTTCAcgattttgagattgagtgtccaGTCCCTTGCCATTGTTGTGGTTGAAATAATGGATGCACAACCATTCCTTTATGTAGTTCCAACTCTAAATGCGTATCGATACTTGACAACAATAAGTGCGTGTCCGACTCCATAATTTGTTTGCATAATAGGCAAAGTCTTCCAATTTATCCACCGTATAAATTCTATTTTGGATTGCAAGAAGAACAAGGAATTTGAACTGTGTACGTGTGTGACAAGCCTTCTGGCTTCCGGACCATCTTGCTTATGTTGGATAAGGATAAATTAGAGCCCAAGAAATTGTGTGGGGTGATCCAAGCATCATCGGGCAAGGCTTGTGAGAATTTCCAATTCTTTCTCTTAGACGATGCATAAATAAGTGGCgttatttctatttgttttgtCCCATCGAGCCATGGAGCTTGCAAAAAAAGGAGTCTTGCGTCGGGATTCCCTATCCCATAAAAAAAGTTTGTTCCCTTTCGGATTCAAGCCATGGCCAACAAAGTTGTAGTGTCGTCGCAAATTTTTCCAAATGAATCACACCAAGCCTGTAAAGCTTCTTGTGGAGGCACACAATTTCCCAATATACTTTACATTTTGCACCGGCGGTCGTGTCCTTAGCCAACCGAAGAATTGCACAAAAGATGGCACTGACGACCAATGAAGTTTGACAAAGAGGTACAAAGTTATTTtggaatatttttcaaaaaagaaaataatGGGCGAAAGATTTGCGCTAGTTTATTATTAATTGAAAAGAAGTTTGACAAGACATAAATGCGGTTGTTACAAAGCCTGCTCTTCAGGCATCATTTCACCCAATCATCCGCGATAACCCATGTACAAGCTTCTTTAATAATCTTATGAAACACCCTCATTCCAAACCTCCCACGATATAAGCAAAGTGAGCAGTCCAGGATAGCACCAAATCGTCATCTACTTCCACGAACTTGAGATTGAGTGTGCAACCCCTTGTCATTGTTGTGGTTGAATATAAATGGATGTCCATCCATTCCTTTATGTAGTTCCCCGATAGTCGACAAATAAGTGTGTGACGGACTCTGTAGTTTATTTGCAAAATGGGAAATGTTTTTCAATTTATTCACCGTACAAATTATACTTTGGATAGCAATCCAAACAGGGAATTTTAAATGTGTGTGTGTAAATCCTTCCATGCCATTTTTCTTATATTGGATAAGGATAAATTAGAGCCCAAGAATTGCACCTCGTATGCAGATTTAGCAGAATATTGCTCATTTCCATTAGCGTCTAAAGGATGTCATCATCAACATTTTCGTTTGGTTGCACATGGGTTAGAAGCCCCAAAAGCTCAACAAATTGTGCGAGATGCTCGAAGGTTAAAGTTTTCCCCATTTCGATCCAAACATCAGCATTCAAGGCTTGTGAGAATTTCCAAATCTTTCTCTTATATGATGCATAAACAAGTGGCACTATTTCAATTGGTTTTCTCCCATCAAGCCATGGAGTGTGCAAAAAAAGGTGTCTTGTGGCCAATTCCAACTGAGATGGTAGCGACAACGTAAAAGATTCCCATATTGTGTCGGATTTTCCCTATCCCATCCAAAATAAATTGGGGTCTTTCAAATTCATGCCAAGGCCAACCAAGTTGTAGTGCCTTCGCGAATTTGTTCAAATGAAGCACACCAAGCCTACAAGCTTCTTGGGGAGGCAAACAATTTCCCAATTTAGTTTGGATTTTGCACCGGTGGTCATGTCCTTAGCCGACCAAAGAAAGGATCACTCAAGTTTCTTGACAAACTTCAATGTGTCTAAAGGGAAAAAACTGGCATCAAGTAGTATAGAGCTTGCGAGAAAAATGGAAGATTTAACAAGAAAAGCGCGGCCGTCCATAGTGATGAAAATTCCGTTCAAAGTTGGGAGCTTCCCGGTGCATTTCCCTCAAGATGTTGATAATCCCCTCTCTTAAGGTGCCAAACCGATAATGGCAGCTCGAGGTAGTTCACCGGGATGGAATGACGGTTTGTCAGTTGCCTTCAAGAATGCCGTCAAGGTTGATTTTCCCGCAAAAATAGAAAATGCAAATCTTTCTGTAAAGTTTTTACATACATCGTTGACCTCTCCAAAGCCGGCAAGAATACCCGAATTTGAATGTCATCTTTGAGAGGTGCCATGAACACGGACACGTCATCCACATAGAGGAAGGTTCTAAAACAAATTTACTCACCCGTGAAGCTTCTGGAGTAAACTATGACGAGTTGCATTATCAGAATTTGCTTAAGCAAGtgatacccacaagtataggggatcgctaaAATCTTGATGGGAactattacccaaatttatagtttgactcaaggggaacacaagaataccaataaaACTTTAGCGATTGAGACGTCACTCACAATCacacatgtatatcaataaactcacaaagcaagtggtgattttatagcagttgattcTAAGTAGTAAAAGCAAATAGTAAATAAAAGCAACATATTTTTAGTTTTCACCGGAAGAAGTAATGTGAAACTTGCAGTGGCTAAAAGCATAGGCATGAGGCAGCAATGGGGTGATAtatggatgatattgatcatgtaaaTGCAATCCTACTAAAATAGCAttcatctctaattcagttgtaTGTAGGTGTGTGCTCCAAATATAGTTATGCATACTAACTAAGAGAATTTGCGTAACATATTTTGTCCGGCTTGCCCATTTCaccggggccaacttggaactacaagaaattaaggtctacccttccgaatagaccggaacaaagcattaagattcatgaacacacatGACCCTCGAAATTACTACACCTTTGTTTTTCCCCACCTGTCACCTTAGGGATTCACAGGATCAACATAATAACAAGTAATACACGTTGCAGATAAATATCAagctcatatatatgataaagaaataTAGGTTTaatactgaaatcatgtcactcgggccctagtaacaaATATTAAGcatagcaaaggtgtaccaacactcatacaagaatatcttcaagacgaacacctaaaatctcgatacatatggaggattacatgatcaatctcatccaaaccccatccacctcttaagcctacatagaactactcactcatagtGATGGAGAGTGAGTCCATGATGGTTTATGATGGTGGcagtggcggtgatgatgaagacgcCCTTGAAATCCCTCTCTCTGGGGTCGAGAGGAGAATCAATCTGACCCCTGAAATGAAGATCGTGGTCTTGGTGGCGGTCTGTTTCGTGAAATGTCGTGTGTTTCCTGGGGGGGGGTcagtttttagggtatataagacACCTCGCAAAGGGGGGAGGAGAGACGACGATCGAGGGCCGAACGGGcctgggtggcgcgcccaaagaGTTGGGGCGCGCCACCTGTCCTCGTTTtggcctcgtggctcccctctcgtgatcCAAAGCTCCAGGGCCCTTGTTTTGGTTTAAAACTTACGTGGTATTTTTCCCCGATTTTATTTCCTGCGAAAACTTGACAAAAATGAGACTTTGCTAAAAACATCATCAGATTCAGCAGTTTttatccaagtatggtgagattccggGGTAATTCATTGAGAAAAgtgcttggaaaagtagatacatttgggatGTATCAGCAAGTCAATGGTGAGAACAAAGAGAAATGGTGAGAGAGGGCCACCTTGCCAGACACCATGACCGTGCATGATGGGAATACTAACAATATTATTTATAAGGATGCGGCCAGGAGGATGAAGTTAACCGCAAAACAATAATCCAATTGTGGAACCAGCTTAGGAAGCCTCTCCATTGAACAAGGTCGATAATGTATTCCCAATGGATGGAGTCAAACGCCTTTCAAAATGTCAATCTTGAGCGCTAGTGTCTTGCTGATGAAGTTGGGAATCCAAGTGCAGAGTATTGTATCAGCAGAGTAgtatccccacaagggtgactcgagggttatatcgaactctcgggaatggagtaaagagttatatctccctctcttcttctagaaATCCTACAAAATAATATAAAGCCttatgtccccaactccaccttttggttgtcaagcacaaggtttcgtgtaagtcaaagtaaaataaagtagtaactagagtaaagtaaagtaaacaagtaaagtaaactaagtaaaagagATAAAGGTttgttttgggggggggggggggtttgggTGCAAATAggataaataaatatttttgtattttcggattaaaatagtgtggCAAATAAAAACTAAGATAAATGCAATGAAAATGTGttccttatgattaaaattggaccggggttcatggattcacttgactattctcttttTAAAGAtgtagtggacaataacaattcatcaatgagatatgaagagtATAACTTCAACACATGGAAGATACGCTTTCATAtgtgcatcacgtcctaacatagagatgatgcaatacatctctcttatactccacaagacatGGAAAATTTCATGCAATCTTttattaagaattaacatagtATAGCCATAAgatctttgacatgatgtttgaatatcaaatatgttaccttgaacaaataagatcgtcacttttgtcacgtgacgaacatagcacatgcattcactttatcctagtgagatagcaaaagaaaaggcaaagccaaaatagatcatgaatttgttgtcactatccaatcactaaaaccatgataTTCCATCTAAcagacacatcaccccacacacgttcttgcattcaagttggatcagaaccaatatTTAAGAACaggataatatgcatctatcaatatatcttacacaaagtagagtcaaatctcatatcacaatatcatagaataaagatccaccacatagatattacatatatgaccataatcatgttgggcagctcataagGCACTAAGAACTTTTAAGaatatgagagaaatagatcaagctactgccacaaacacaAACCCGTAGTCGAGAGGTGgactactgatgtctacgggtgcttctattcttgtagacagtgttgggcctccaagagcagaggtttgtagaacagcaataagtttcccttaagtggatcacccaaggtttatcgaactcagggaggaagaggtcaaagatatccctctcatgcaaccctgcaaccacaaagcaagaagtctcttgtgtccccaacacacctaataggtgcactagttcggcgaagagatagtgaaatacaagtggtatgaatgaatatgagcaagtggtaacggcgccggaaaagtgcttgttggcgtgcgattgatggtattaatattgcaggaagtaaagatgcgagtaaaacaagtaaacaagcaagtgatagcagtatttaggaacaaggcctagggatcatactttcactagtggacactctcaacattgatcacataacagattaaataaatagatgctagactctacaacctcttgttggatgatgaacaccactaactgtgtaggattacacgaaccctcaatgccggagttaacaagctccacaatattcaatgttcatatttaaataaccttagagtgcatgacagatcaacataaccaaaccaagtactaacatagcatgcacactgtcaccttcacactacgaaaggaggaatagatcacatcaatactatcatagcaatagttaacttcataatctacaagagatcacaatcatagcccacaccaagtactacacgatgcacacacttgtcaccattacaccgtgcgggaggaataaactactttaataacatcactagagtagcacacggataaattgtgatacaaaacacattgcaatcataaagagatataaataaggacttcactatgccattcataacagtgaataagtattctgtgaaatatagcctaagagacccacacggtgcacacactgtcacctttacgcacgtgggacaaggagtctccggagatcacataagtaaaacccacttgactagcataatggcatctagattacaagcatcatcatatgaatatctatcatgtaaggcagctcatgagattattgtattgaagcacataggagagagattaaccacatagctaccggtacagctccgagcctcgatggagaactactccctcctcatgggagacagcagcgttgatgaagatggcggtggtgtcgatggaggagccttccgggggcacttccccgtcccggcggcgtgccggaacagagactcctgtcccccagatcttggcttcacgatggcggcggctctggaaggtttctcgtaccgtggctttttcgtgtcgaggatttaggtcgagggggcttaaataggcgaagaggcggcgtcagaaggtcaacgaggcggtgacacgctagggtggcgcagccagggcctgggccgcgccgccctatcatctggtgggcctgtggccctcctgcgcgactctcgggtgttctggatgcttccggggattctaagatgctgggcgttgatttcgtccgattccgagaatatttccttactaggatttccgaaaccaaaaacaacgagaaaacaagaatcggccctttggcatctcgtcaataggttagttccggaaaacacataaatatgacataaagtgtgcacaaaacatgtagatatcctcaataatgtggcatggaacataagaaattatcgatacgtcggagacgtatcagcatccccaagcttagttcctgctcgtcccgagcaggtaaacgataacaaagataatttctcggagtgacatgccatcataaccttgatcatactattgtaagcatatgtaatgaatgcagcgatcaaaacaatggtaatgacatgagtaaacaactgaatcataaagcaaagacttttcatgaatagtacttcaagacaagcatcaataagtcttgcataagagttaactcataaagcaataaattcatagtaaaggtattgaagcaacacaaaagaagattaagtttcagcggttgctttcaacttataacatgtatatctcatggatattgtcaacatagagtaatataacaagtgcaatatgcaagtacgtaggaatcaatgcacagttcacacaagtgtttgcttcttgagatagagagaaataggtgaactgactcaacataaaagtaaaagaatggtccttcaaagagggaagcatcgattgctatatttgtgctagagctttggttttgaaaacatgaaacaattttgtcaacagtagtaataaagcacatgtattatgtaaattatatcttacaagttgcaagcctcatgcatagtatactaatagtgcccgcaccttgtcctaattagtttggactaccggatcatcacaatacacatgttttaaccaagtgtcacaaagggtaacctccatgccgcctgtacaaaggtctaaggagaagctcgcattttggatttctcgcttttgattattctcaacttagacatccataccgggacaacatggacaacagataatggactcctctttaatgcataagcatgtagcaacaattagtgttctcatatgagattgaggatatatgtccaaaactgaaacttccaccatgattcatggctttagttagcggcccaatgttcttctctaacaatatgcatgctataaccaataaagtggtagatctctcttacttcagacaagacggacatgcatagcaactcacatgatattcaacaaagagtagttgatggcgtccccagaagcatggttatcgcacaataagcaacttaataagagataaagtgcataagtacatattcaataccacaatagtttttaaggctattttgtcccatgagctatatattgcaaaggcgaatgatggaaattttaaaggtagcactcaagcaatttactttggaatggcggagaaataccatgtagtaggtaggtatggtggacacaaatggcatagtggttggctcaaggattttggatgcatgagaagtattccctctcgatacaaggtttaggctagcaaggttatttgaaacaaacacaaggatgaaccgctgcagcaaaactcacataaaagacatattgtaaacattataagactctacaccgtcttccttgttgttcaaactcaatactagaaattatctagactttagagagaccaattatgcaaaccaaattttagcaagctctatgtatttcttcattaataggtgcaaagtatatgatgcaagagcttaaacatgagcacaacaatttccaagtatcaaattatccaagacattttatcaattactacatgtagcatttcccgtttccaaccatataacaatgaacgaagcagtttcaatcttcgccatgaacattaaaagctaagaacacatgtgttcatatgaaccagcggagcgtgtctctctcccacacaagcatttattcaaataaaaacaaaaacaaacagacgctccaagtaaagtacataagatgtgactgaataaaaatatagtttcaagagaagaaacctgataagttgtcgatgaagaaggggatgccttgggcatccccaagcttagatgcttgagtcttcttataatatccaaGGATGAACCatgggagcatccccaagcttagactcttcactcttcttgatcatagtatatcatcctcctctcttgacccttgaaaacttcctccacaccaaactcgaaacaactcattagagggttagtgcataatcaaaaattcacatgttcagaggtgacacaatcatttttaacacttcggacattgctcaaagctactggaaggtaatggaacaaagaaatccatccaacacagcgaaagaggcaatgcgaaataaaaggcagaatctgtcaaaacagaacagttcgtaaagacgaattttaaaatggcaccagacttgctcaaatgaaaatgatcaaatttaatgaaagttgcgtacatatctgaggatcactcacgtaaattggcataattttctgagttacctacagagcattaggcccagattcgtgacagcaagaaatctgtttctgcgcagtaatccaaatctagtatgaaccttactatcaaagactttacttggcacaacaatgcaacaaaattaagataaggagaggttgctacagtagtaacaacttccaagaaacaaatataaaatagaggtactgtagcaaaataaacacatgggttatctcccaagaagttctttctttatagccattaagatgggctccgcagttttaatgatgcactcgcaagaaatagtagttgaagcaaaagagagcatcaaaaggtaaattcaaaacaaatttaagtctaacatgcttcctatgcataggagttttgtaaataaacaagttcatgaagaaaaaagtaa contains:
- the LOC124698612 gene encoding nuclear matrix constituent protein 1a-like yields the protein MPQSLAHFQPQQHHYGLKVLAPVVVQHFKNSLIQARRMQEVQPDMDRQVAELRGELRKVREERDRAHRVLEVTEWKALASANDRTTIETLEAERDASRESESRMLESLSLQTKQLEITMMELEEARLEIASLRDTVQSIEASACAAAAAKPRGRYDRDLQRVSSELRVALATEEKSKRAMEELVLALKEVKAELYATRQQLARAQREAETARLESDRLHVSVKRKDDKVRALSDEVARLRADAEESAANWRAKEAGFTACMKSTEAELAESRRENSRLLESQRSGRNEVAKLRDILKQAVKDSKLVKEELEEAKTENAKLKETVGNKDNAVKCTKQELDCLRVSEAAARDSVKELQSLLVATSSSPTASVAASTGRSLDLEEEPSSPQLGMDHQLPLPAGCENRLSTDAKVKPPDGMVLPRQMSENFEGSVYDIFGTVDEQKGEQLGVFTRMPSLPGRRRVVMRRVGSLFRWKSFNNK